Proteins encoded in a region of the Zea mays cultivar B73 chromosome 2, Zm-B73-REFERENCE-NAM-5.0, whole genome shotgun sequence genome:
- the LOC103646909 gene encoding uncharacterized protein isoform X2 has protein sequence MAAATGYSDAPTDEQLLAYAELPKHGRDMAEVFAVRIPATVGGNLPPRGSIVFYGGHCCSDFIYSWSPLEEEEDTSKQICDSQGNLVLTGPSLATSAYSPIAFFLYLHDGSPQAGEATEDDEDIGRILCDCIGDDFSNYNRAIVETVQTGYGPAEVIYAVLSNGVQGRVAVKLARPPVSKAGEEDATTILGRIVARSKLFDVGCVLFYKEGDNGVNVRPGGLIQLAREALAVPLHMPLTIELDLHRCSGDEIVGGVLEFNPATNGQHTERLVGENGAELEVAISWSQYPWH, from the exons ATGGCGGCCGCCACCGGCTACAGCGACGCCCCAACCGACGAGCAACTGCTGGCGTACGCTGAGCTGCCCAAACATGGCCGCGACATGGCGGAGGTGTTCGCCGTGCGCATCCCCGCCACCGTCGGAGGAAACCTGCCGCCCCGTGGCAGCATCGTTTTCTACGGCGGCCACTGCTGCAGCGATTTCATTTACAGCTGGAGTCCACTGGAAGAGGAAGAAGACACCTCGAAGCAAATCTGCGACAGCCAG GGTAACCTCGTGCTAACTGGGCCATCATTGGCCACCTCGGCATACAGTCCAATTGCTTTCTTCCTCTACCTCCATGATGGCAGCCCGCAAGCCGGAGAAGCCACCGAGGACGACGAGGACATCGGGAGGATACTCTGCGACTGCATCGGCGACGACTTCTCCAACTACAACAGGGCCATAGTCGAGACTGTCCAAACGGGCTATGGCCCCGCTGAAGTGATCTATGCCGTCCTGAGCAACGGCGTCCAAGGCCGGGTCGCCGTCAAACTTGCTCGCCCGCCGGTGTCCAAAGCTGGAGAAGAAGACGCCACCACCATTCTTGGGAGGATCGTTGCTCGCAGCAAGCTGTTCGACGTCGGCTGCGTGCTCTTCTACAAAGAGGGTGACAATGGAGTGAACGTGCGACCGGGGGGGCTGATTCAGTTGGCGAGGGAAGCGCTCGCCGTGCCGCTGCACATGCCGCTGACGATTGAGCTTGACCTGCATCGCTGTTCCGGCGATGAAATTGTTGGAGGGGTCCTTGAGTTCAATCCTGCGACCAACGGCCAGCACACGGAACGACTTGTTGGAGAAAATGGCGCTGAATTGGAAGTGGCAATTTCATGGTCGCAGTACCCTTG GCATTGA
- the LOC103646909 gene encoding uncharacterized protein isoform X1 codes for MAAATGYSDAPTDEQLLAYAELPKHGRDMAEVFAVRIPATVGGNLPPRGSIVFYGGHCCSDFIYSWSPLEEEEDTSKQICDSQGNLVLTGPSLATSAYSPIAFFLYLHDGSPQAGEATEDDEDIGRILCDCIGDDFSNYNRAIVETVQTGYGPAEVIYAVLSNGVQGRVAVKLARPPVSKAGEEDATTILGRIVARSKLFDVGCVLFYKEGDNGVNVRPGGLIQLAREALAVPLHMPLTIELDLHRCSGDEIVGGVLEFNPATNGQHTERLVGENGAELEVAISWSQYPCLAHRATCLSSPRWLRLVH; via the exons ATGGCGGCCGCCACCGGCTACAGCGACGCCCCAACCGACGAGCAACTGCTGGCGTACGCTGAGCTGCCCAAACATGGCCGCGACATGGCGGAGGTGTTCGCCGTGCGCATCCCCGCCACCGTCGGAGGAAACCTGCCGCCCCGTGGCAGCATCGTTTTCTACGGCGGCCACTGCTGCAGCGATTTCATTTACAGCTGGAGTCCACTGGAAGAGGAAGAAGACACCTCGAAGCAAATCTGCGACAGCCAG GGTAACCTCGTGCTAACTGGGCCATCATTGGCCACCTCGGCATACAGTCCAATTGCTTTCTTCCTCTACCTCCATGATGGCAGCCCGCAAGCCGGAGAAGCCACCGAGGACGACGAGGACATCGGGAGGATACTCTGCGACTGCATCGGCGACGACTTCTCCAACTACAACAGGGCCATAGTCGAGACTGTCCAAACGGGCTATGGCCCCGCTGAAGTGATCTATGCCGTCCTGAGCAACGGCGTCCAAGGCCGGGTCGCCGTCAAACTTGCTCGCCCGCCGGTGTCCAAAGCTGGAGAAGAAGACGCCACCACCATTCTTGGGAGGATCGTTGCTCGCAGCAAGCTGTTCGACGTCGGCTGCGTGCTCTTCTACAAAGAGGGTGACAATGGAGTGAACGTGCGACCGGGGGGGCTGATTCAGTTGGCGAGGGAAGCGCTCGCCGTGCCGCTGCACATGCCGCTGACGATTGAGCTTGACCTGCATCGCTGTTCCGGCGATGAAATTGTTGGAGGGGTCCTTGAGTTCAATCCTGCGACCAACGGCCAGCACACGGAACGACTTGTTGGAGAAAATGGCGCTGAATTGGAAGTGGCAATTTCATGGTCGCAGTACCCTTG TCTTGCACACAGAGCTACATGTCTGTCCAGTCCAAGGTGGTTGCGCTTGGTGCACTGA
- the LOC103646909 gene encoding uncharacterized protein isoform X3, whose protein sequence is MAATWRRCSPCASPPPSEETCRPVAASFSTAATAAAISFTAGVHWKRKKTPRSKSATASPQAGEATEDDEDIGRILCDCIGDDFSNYNRAIVETVQTGYGPAEVIYAVLSNGVQGRVAVKLARPPVSKAGEEDATTILGRIVARSKLFDVGCVLFYKEGDNGVNVRPGGLIQLAREALAVPLHMPLTIELDLHRCSGDEIVGGVLEFNPATNGQHTERLVGENGAELEVAISWSQYPCLAHRATCLSSPRWLRLVH, encoded by the exons ATGGCCGCGACATGGCGGAGGTGTTCGCCGTGCGCATCCCCGCCACCGTCGGAGGAAACCTGCCGCCCCGTGGCAGCATCGTTTTCTACGGCGGCCACTGCTGCAGCGATTTCATTTACAGCTGGAGTCCACTGGAAGAGGAAGAAGACACCTCGAAGCAAATCTGCGACAGCCAG CCCGCAAGCCGGAGAAGCCACCGAGGACGACGAGGACATCGGGAGGATACTCTGCGACTGCATCGGCGACGACTTCTCCAACTACAACAGGGCCATAGTCGAGACTGTCCAAACGGGCTATGGCCCCGCTGAAGTGATCTATGCCGTCCTGAGCAACGGCGTCCAAGGCCGGGTCGCCGTCAAACTTGCTCGCCCGCCGGTGTCCAAAGCTGGAGAAGAAGACGCCACCACCATTCTTGGGAGGATCGTTGCTCGCAGCAAGCTGTTCGACGTCGGCTGCGTGCTCTTCTACAAAGAGGGTGACAATGGAGTGAACGTGCGACCGGGGGGGCTGATTCAGTTGGCGAGGGAAGCGCTCGCCGTGCCGCTGCACATGCCGCTGACGATTGAGCTTGACCTGCATCGCTGTTCCGGCGATGAAATTGTTGGAGGGGTCCTTGAGTTCAATCCTGCGACCAACGGCCAGCACACGGAACGACTTGTTGGAGAAAATGGCGCTGAATTGGAAGTGGCAATTTCATGGTCGCAGTACCCTTG TCTTGCACACAGAGCTACATGTCTGTCCAGTCCAAGGTGGTTGCGCTTGGTGCACTGA
- the LOC103646909 gene encoding uncharacterized protein isoform X4 gives MAATWRRCSPCASPPPSEETCRPVAASFSTAATAAAISFTAGVHWKRKKTPRSKSATASPQAGEATEDDEDIGRILCDCIGDDFSNYNRAIVETVQTGYGPAEVIYAVLSNGVQGRVAVKLARPPVSKAGEEDATTILGRIVARSKLFDVGCVLFYKEGDNGVNVRPGGLIQLAREALAVPLHMPLTIELDLHRCSGDEIVGGVLEFNPATNGQHTERLVGENGAELEVAISWSQYP, from the exons ATGGCCGCGACATGGCGGAGGTGTTCGCCGTGCGCATCCCCGCCACCGTCGGAGGAAACCTGCCGCCCCGTGGCAGCATCGTTTTCTACGGCGGCCACTGCTGCAGCGATTTCATTTACAGCTGGAGTCCACTGGAAGAGGAAGAAGACACCTCGAAGCAAATCTGCGACAGCCAG CCCGCAAGCCGGAGAAGCCACCGAGGACGACGAGGACATCGGGAGGATACTCTGCGACTGCATCGGCGACGACTTCTCCAACTACAACAGGGCCATAGTCGAGACTGTCCAAACGGGCTATGGCCCCGCTGAAGTGATCTATGCCGTCCTGAGCAACGGCGTCCAAGGCCGGGTCGCCGTCAAACTTGCTCGCCCGCCGGTGTCCAAAGCTGGAGAAGAAGACGCCACCACCATTCTTGGGAGGATCGTTGCTCGCAGCAAGCTGTTCGACGTCGGCTGCGTGCTCTTCTACAAAGAGGGTGACAATGGAGTGAACGTGCGACCGGGGGGGCTGATTCAGTTGGCGAGGGAAGCGCTCGCCGTGCCGCTGCACATGCCGCTGACGATTGAGCTTGACCTGCATCGCTGTTCCGGCGATGAAATTGTTGGAGGGGTCCTTGAGTTCAATCCTGCGACCAACGGCCAGCACACGGAACGACTTGTTGGAGAAAATGGCGCTGAATTGGAAGTGGCAATTTCATGGTCGCAGTACCCTTG
- the LOC103646909 gene encoding uncharacterized protein LOC103646909, which produces MAEVFAVRIPATVGGNLPPRGSIVFYGGHCCSDFIYSWSPLEEEEDTSKQICDSQGNLVLTGPSLATSAYSPIAFFLYLHDGSPQAGEATEDDEDIGRILCDCIGDDFSNYNRAIVETVQTGYGPAEVIYAVLSNGVQGRVAVKLARPPVSKAGEEDATTILGRIVARSKLFDVGCVLFYKEGDNGVNVRPGGLIQLAREALAVPLHMPLTIELDLHRCSGDEIVGGVLEFNPATNGQHTERLVGENGAELEVAISWSQYP; this is translated from the exons ATGGCGGAGGTGTTCGCCGTGCGCATCCCCGCCACCGTCGGAGGAAACCTGCCGCCCCGTGGCAGCATCGTTTTCTACGGCGGCCACTGCTGCAGCGATTTCATTTACAGCTGGAGTCCACTGGAAGAGGAAGAAGACACCTCGAAGCAAATCTGCGACAGCCAG GGTAACCTCGTGCTAACTGGGCCATCATTGGCCACCTCGGCATACAGTCCAATTGCTTTCTTCCTCTACCTCCATGATGGCAGCCCGCAAGCCGGAGAAGCCACCGAGGACGACGAGGACATCGGGAGGATACTCTGCGACTGCATCGGCGACGACTTCTCCAACTACAACAGGGCCATAGTCGAGACTGTCCAAACGGGCTATGGCCCCGCTGAAGTGATCTATGCCGTCCTGAGCAACGGCGTCCAAGGCCGGGTCGCCGTCAAACTTGCTCGCCCGCCGGTGTCCAAAGCTGGAGAAGAAGACGCCACCACCATTCTTGGGAGGATCGTTGCTCGCAGCAAGCTGTTCGACGTCGGCTGCGTGCTCTTCTACAAAGAGGGTGACAATGGAGTGAACGTGCGACCGGGGGGGCTGATTCAGTTGGCGAGGGAAGCGCTCGCCGTGCCGCTGCACATGCCGCTGACGATTGAGCTTGACCTGCATCGCTGTTCCGGCGATGAAATTGTTGGAGGGGTCCTTGAGTTCAATCCTGCGACCAACGGCCAGCACACGGAACGACTTGTTGGAGAAAATGGCGCTGAATTGGAAGTGGCAATTTCATGGTCGCAGTACCCTTG